Within the Sarcophilus harrisii chromosome 2, mSarHar1.11, whole genome shotgun sequence genome, the region TATAATGTCCTTGTATTTTGAATGAGGAAACAAACTTAAAGAGATGAATTGCCCTAAATCATTCAGATAGAAAGGGTAGAGCCCATATTCAAATCTTAGGGTCTCAGATTCCAAATACagtctacattttaaaaattggtactTACTTCATCTGCTTTCTTTTCCAAACAATATCTAACCAAAAATCAATTCTACAATATACCCAACAAGTGATCACCTAGCTTATATTTCAATATCTCCAGGAAGAGTGCATTCGTACTACATGCCTCATTGCTTCCTCAAGTATATTCTGATaactaaaaagtatttttctacATTAAGCCTAAATGTGTTTCTCTATGACTCTTACTTCTTGCTCTTAGTTTTACCTTCAGGGGTGAAGCAAAAGATTAGTCCAAGGCTGGCTCCATTTCTACCTAGATAGAGTAATACCTTTCTTCCACATGCAACCAGTTCCCCAAAAATGGGCTAGGTGAATAACTGAAATACATTTACCCAGTTTCTTGGAATTCTCCAAGGGATGTAGATGCataaagaaatttcaaattaTCACTAACTCTGGAAATATTCAATCTGtccaggaaaaaaatatctataaaaatgacaattttacccaaactaattaaaatattcaatagcattccaattaaattatgaaaaattattttattgaactagTAAAACCAATACCAAAATTTATCTGATAAACAAAAAGTCCATTAGTAATTAAATTatcaatttcattaaataataaaaattaagtataaaggaaggaggtttagtgataccagatcttaaactaaaTTATTGGCCAAGAAATTGGAAGGTAGATCATTGGAATAGAGTAGACATACAATTTACAGCAGCAAATATAACAACTATGTATGTGACAAATGTAAAGACAagatttggggataaaaattcactttttggtaaaaatttgggggaaaactgaaaagtagtGTTGCATAAAATGGGAATGTATCCATACCTTATACcttcaagataaggtcaaaataaaaacatttatatatatgtatatatatcatatatatataaagaaaaatttcataagaaaattagaagaacctaAAACACttatattatttatcatattatttatGGTGATAGgtgaacaatatataaataagcaagagatagaaagcaaaATTAGGTATAAAATAGGTAATTTCAATTCCGCTAAATTAAAAATGGGATTGtacaaataaaaagattaaaggaaagcaaaaaaatggggggaaatttatatagtttaaagtttatctttataaatataaaagtctcacatctaaaatatattaagaactttgtcaaatctagaGGAACccaaatcattccccaaatgataaacagaagtaagaatagaataataatacatataatatgtatcgTGTATATATAGatccatgtatacatatgtgtgtgggGGAGTAGACCTATTTATATCTAATGGTAGCCTTCTCTAGCACCTAGAAGGTAGGGTGGGAgattggaaagaataaaaaagaaaaaggaagaaatttacagaataattttgttttatatttgaaagaaaaaagaagtacatagtagatttgcagtttcatgtacaatcatctttttattatattatgttatggaaatgcttcttttatcaataaattaaaaataaaacataaaaatattcatataaggAATTCTGCATACTCAATATGGAACAGGCCACttgattcaaatattttctcGGGCAGGAATTTGCACCTTTTATTGTCTCAGATATTTTCTTTAGAGTGACTGGTTTATTTTTGAGATTTGAATCATTTGTTCTTGGAATTCTGTGATCTCTGGGATCCACTGATAGGCAAATTATAATACAGGAATGTCATCtgctactaaaaaaaagaaatctctgtaTGAGAGAAGTTCTTCCCACTTGATCATATCACCTATATATTTGAACTTTCATAACAAGAACAAAACAGTGGAAGTTTCTCATTGAGTCTCTCTTCTGAGATGtttactgtttgtttttttctttgtttgttttcattactttttaaacatactaaaatataattaaatcgtatatatatgcatatatatatacccaattatcatgctgctcaagaaaaatcagatcaaaaaggaaaaaaaaaaattttaaatgcaagcaaacaacaaaaagagtgaaagtgctgtgttgtgatccacactcagttcccccagccctctctctgggtttagatggttctcttcatcaaaagatcattggacCTGGACccaaacatctcattgttgaaaagagtcatgtccatcagaattgatcttcatataatcttgttattgccgtgGAGTACTCTTTTTTgtgtacaattatttttattttccagatctggAACCCTCAAGTGAagcagaatgaaaggaaagaacatCAGCCACATCAGTGAATTCATTCTCCTAGGCTTCCCCACATCACCACGGCTCCAGtatctgctttttcttctcttcctttttgtttatctctttgttttcttAGAGAACTTCATTATCATCTTCACTGTCTGGGTCAATATCTCCCTTCATAAGCCTATGTACTATTTCTTGGGCAATATGTCATTCCTGGAAGTTTGGTATGTCTCTGACATCATTCCCAAGATGCTGAGTGGTTTTCTCTTTCAGCAAAAAAGCATTTCATTTGTTGGATGCATGATCCAGTtgtacttcttcctttctcttctctgcacTGAGTGTGTCCTTCTGGCCTCCATGGCTTATGACCGCTATGTAGCCATCTGTTTCCCACTCAGGTATGGAGTAATCATGACTACAAGGCTATGTGTAAAGCTGGTGGTCTTTTCCTATGCAACTGCCTTCACCATCTCTGTGATCAAGGTCTACTTTATCTCTCATGCCACATTCTGTGGGTCTAGTGTCATTAACCACTTTTTCTGTGATATCTCCCCTATCCTTAAACTAGCTTGCACAGACTTCTCAACAGCTGAACTTGTAGACTTCATCCTGGGGTTCATCATACTGGTGTTCCCACTCATTTCTACCATGCTGTCATATGGCTACATCTCTTTAACTGTCATTCGGATCCCATCATCCACTGGCCGCTGGAAAGCCTTCTCTACATGTGCTTCTCATCTCATCGTTGTTATCATTTTCTATACAGCTTTGATCTTCATATATGTTCGTCCCCAGGCCATTGACCAAAAGAGTTCCAACAAATTGATTTCAGCTCTATACACTATTGTAACTCCAATTGTGAATCCTCTGATCTATTGCCTGAGAAATAAGGAATTCAAGAATTCCCTGAAAAAGACTCTGCGATTAGTTCATACTCTTGAAAAATGAACCCTCTACTATCCAGGCCTAAAACATCCCAGGACCTAAACTATGAGTAAATTATCTGTAACTATATTTTACAACTACTAGTAGATGGTTGTGGTGGTAGTGTTGATGATTATGATTTTGTAGTTTtccaatcatgtctgattctttgtgactctatttggcgttttcttggaaAGACACCAGAGTGTGTTGCTCagttcctcctccagctcattttacagattaggaactgaggtaaatagagttatATGACTTATCAAGGggcacacagttaataagtgtctgaggccatattgtGACATACATATGATATGTCTaatttggggatttattttgctGGACCATGAAAGTTTTAGAATTTGTTAATTATGAAGGGAGTGAGCATGGTGTCCAGAGGTGTCAAATTAGCATCCCGAATGACCATGccctgaaccaaattaaaaagtGTTGGAAAGTATGTAAcatactaaataaaaatacaatacactataaataatgttcatttgtgattttctaagtaaatatttaCCCTGCAGGAACTCCTTTATATCTCAATTTTATATCACTATGTAAAAAATGGATAAGCACTTGCTTTCCAcagttaagaaaattaaattagagaaatgaaacatCACAAGAACATCAAGGAATAACCAAGGAATAGAGGTTATATTACTccaaaaatgtaaacttcttaggAGCAGAAATAAATTTTTGTAATCAGGTGTGGTGTCCTGAGATTGAAaagaatgttttggttttttgccaTTTGCCCTCCTCTGTTACCTTCCCCCTTCTAGAATATAAGGTCCTTGGGAACAGGAACTGGCTATGTAATAAGGATTGGAGATTCATGTAGTGTCACTTCTGTAACACTCAATTAATGCAGAATCAGGAGAGGGATTTGTACTTTAGCATagtaaataaaatgctgcctttagAGTTTTAAAGGTGTGTTAACTCATCTGGGCACCTAtgcttgcaagaatgtaaaataaatcttttctacattcatcagtggagttcttggtaagatattttatttcttacaacTAGAAACAGACTTTGGAGTAAGATCTATTTTGAATTCACACAAATGACTGTGATTTTTAATGTCTCAATTCTCTAGAAAACTATCTAAGACTATAAAATGACTAAATGCAGAAAAATTCCAACCTACATTGGTAGATGGCTTTTCTTCAACTGAGAACTTCCTTTACCAGTGAAATTATAGATCCATTGTCTGTACTAAttcctatctctctctgtatccTATCAACCTTCCACTTTGCTCACACTGTCTTGGGTGAATGTGAGAATAGCGCCCTAATCATGCCTTCCAAAATACACCAATATCAGACCTCATCAAACAATTGCTATATCTCCCCATCTAGCCTTATCTGCTTAAACCATTACAAGAACACACACAATATAATATGAATTAGACTacacatacaaaaagaataaacCCCCAAGCATTATTTGAGAATACCTTTTCCCCTATGCGTTGGATGTTATTCATGATCTGGAGCCATTAGTCTACCTATGCTCTAAAAGTTGTTGAGATTTTCTATACCTCTCACTACCCAGATTTCCAGTACAAACTGGGGACTTCTTTTTAACCATAGATTCAATATAATTCTCAAGCCCAGCCTCTTTTAGACTTCCTAAGAACTTCATCATAGACCACTTCAACTTCAGAAAATGAACTGCATGTTGAAGGAAAACTAGGCAATCTTCCTCCAGGCTGGATCCTTTTCCACATAAAGTTAAATGTGTAATTGTAAATAAGTAGAAGTATTGTAAATAAGTAGAAGTATTTGAAAGACAAAGATTGAGGCTGGGTTGTGACCTGAAGAAATTGAGTGGGAAAATATTTCCTCCCCTTTCTACTAAACAATGTTTTTTAGTTGAATAATTGGCCAGTGAATAACAGCTTCGTGACAATAGCATTTCATCCAAATAgcaaaatttactttttataattcAATTATTATCTATATCAATTAATCTTTCCATTATTGGACTCATCTTTGGTTTTCTAAGTATGGTGTTATGTACAGTTAGTCTTAAAACCTattcattcatatgaaagaatttGATActtaaagagacagaaaatgtatttttaataaacaaaaagctttatttttagaGATTTCCAGGAACCAAGTTAGCAGAGTAAGCAGGAAATTGCCTTAAGTGTCTTATATACATCTCCAAATAGCCATAAAATAGCACTCCAGAAAGGAATCTTGGAACACCAGAACCAACAAAATGATGGGATGAAACAATCATTTTACCCAAGGAATTTGGAAGGTCAGGAAAAACATATCTCACTCAGATAAAAGAAGAATTCAGTCCAGGATAGGAAGCATCCAGGCAAGCCAGTGGAAAGCCCAGCCTCAGCAAACTGAAGGGAGGTCCTAAGTCCTAGTGCAGTAGAGCAGGCAAATGCCAAAATCTAGATCTCCAATTTGCATAAGCATAATCAGCAAGAGATATACACCAGTGTTGGAATACCTTTCATCCATCCAAATTTCTCAGCATACTCAGGTAAACTGTCATGAGTATCTATCACAGACTTCAGGCAAACAGGCAGATAACAGTGCCCATATCTCATATATTGGCAAAAGCCAGTGCCACGTCACTCCCTTCTCCATGGTCTTCATCACACAAATAGATGCTAGCACTAGGACTGACTCCCCATGAGCCTCAAATTAGCACCAGGTAAATTTCCAGGCTCCTACGGCCTCCAACACTTCCAATTACTCCCTAATCCAGGCCTTAGCACAGCATCAGATACAACTCCTCTCCTCCATAAACCTCAAGGAAACACCAATGTAACACCA harbors:
- the LOC100914875 gene encoding olfactory receptor 6B3-like translates to MKGKNISHISEFILLGFPTSPRLQYLLFLLFLFVYLFVFLENFIIIFTVWVNISLHKPMYYFLGNMSFLEVWYVSDIIPKMLSGFLFQQKSISFVGCMIQLYFFLSLLCTECVLLASMAYDRYVAICFPLRYGVIMTTRLCVKLVVFSYATAFTISVIKVYFISHATFCGSSVINHFFCDISPILKLACTDFSTAELVDFILGFIILVFPLISTMLSYGYISLTVIRIPSSTGRWKAFSTCASHLIVVIIFYTALIFIYVRPQAIDQKSSNKLISALYTIVTPIVNPLIYCLRNKEFKNSLKKTLRLVHTLEK